A single genomic interval of Vairimorpha necatrix chromosome 5, complete sequence harbors:
- a CDS encoding protein translocase SEC61 complex gamma subunit, producing the protein MNNSKQKKGGMFSFFTHEVSGVVNFLHKLSYPTKEQFFTSIKLQAMAIGLVGVVGYVIKLVHIPINNILVNKPN; encoded by the coding sequence ATGAATAATTCTAAGCAGAAAAAAGGCGGAatgttttctttcttcACTCATGAAGTCTCTGGTGTAGTAAACTTCCTCCATAAATTATCATACCCGACTAAAGAGCAGTTTTTTACTTCTATCAAATTACAGGCTATGGCTATAGGACTAGTGGGAGTAGTAGGCTATGTAATTAAGCTAGTACATATACCCATTAATAATATCTTAGTAAATAAACCCAATTAA
- a CDS encoding nucleus export protein, translating into MNIPMDVEHEFKWEVSQPRRPRQCEYLSPHKRSRVDLDCREIMKYIPKTPEPEKTNILHTHTSKPSYSLSMPFFLVYKYLFRITDVFISSLILYLIFQLFFFLQRDILRKISIKKYELDKLIEEALTNYKINKCSKSTRVPALNDICNKWECVINNGSIKYTNVIFEVIGDVCSGFIDEVSWKSIGVVSIFLIIYLKFRK; encoded by the coding sequence ATGAATATTCCCATGGATGTAGAACATGAGTTCAAGTGGGAAGTAAGTCAGCCCAGGAGACCGAGACAGTGTGAATATCTTTCACCCCACAAGAGAAGCAGAGTAGATTTGGACTGTAGAGAAATCATGAAATATATTCCCAAGACTCCCGAGCCAGAGAAGACTAATATTCTACATACTCACACTAGTAAGCCTTCTTACTCCTTGAGTATGCCTTTCTTTTTGGTCTATAAGTACTTGTTCCGTATTACTGATGTCTTTATTTCTTCcttgattttatatttgatctTCCAGTTGTTCTTCTTCCTCCAGAGGGATATTCTCCGTAAGATCagtataaagaaatatgagTTAGATAAATTAATAGAAGAAGCCTTGACTAATTATAAGATAAATAAGTGCAGTAAAAGCACAAGGGTTCCCGCGCTGAATgatatttgtaataaatGGGAGTGTGTGATTAATAATGGGAGCATTAAATATACGAATGTTATATTTGAAGTTATTGGGGATGTTTGTAGTGGATTTATAGACGAGGTGTCATGGAAGAGCATAGGAGTAGTGAGTATATTCCTTATAATATATCtcaaatttagaaaataa
- a CDS encoding tRNA pseudouridylate synthase D (truD), whose translation MNYPLEMKYFFNDDRDDKELIIKDSPEDFIVQEIFSDGYVCGVEPIINLERYIKSIRMLIYLYKEERTEEEIEEWIRQYENKYMKKPNDNPKDNIHTDTSQLNGKKFNTNKVHNTNEDINTNEEYNANHISTEMHDINKVYNTNDNTYIIEDHIKSLKSEYENLKFTPLNIKSKDLRTKIHKELNFNLSVTTKTIDDKLIIKKSLSNTYNFTLKKVMMNTVDACKMIERNLGTSVSFAGNKDKKAVTYQKVSCKCNINTLLDFAYEYTDCTQEDLKNIKIYKFIEGIEINEEELQVYNDEEETKRHKSTYNHSGIGIYDITRGHSIKLGDLKGNKFTIRIKNRTSLKYKNIENGFINYYGEQRFGKAGNNHAVGEKILNKEYKEAIDLILRNSKGYQDFIEGNYEECLKKCDNMERYFFKNLINQKEMNYKKIIFGMRREIRMIYLHSYQSYLFNKEVNELIKTKQSVFEQNVIEQSIKECDEEQSVTEQSTKENKKAEQSLQGCEIDLLKDTLELRKMNDKLLKGGIRKIFEKGRNVTGWQDGPDFVISFELNSSCYATMALREL comes from the coding sequence ATGAATTATCCATtagaaatgaaatatttttttaatgatgaCAGGGACGACaaagaattaataattaaagaTTCTCCTGAAGATTTTATAGTACAAGAGATTTTTAGTGATGGATATGTATGTGGTGTTGAACCAATTATCAATTTGGAGAGGTATATTAAATCAATAAGGATGctcatatatttatataaagaaGAGAGAacagaagaagaaattgaagaaTGGATTCGccaatatgaaaataaatatatgaaaaagCCGAATGATAATCCAAAAGACAATATACACACTGACACGAGCCAGCTGAACGGCAAGAAATTTAATACCAACAAAGTGCACAATACAAATGAAGACATTAATACAAATGAAGAGTACAATGCAAATCACATTTCAACTGAAATGCACGATATAAACAAAGTCTACAATACAAATGACAATACGTATATTATAGAAGATCATATAAAAAGTCTTAAATCagaatatgaaaatttaaagtttaCTCCTCTTAATATCAAGTCTAAAGATCTAAGAACTAAAATTCATAAAgagttaaattttaatttatcagtCACTACAAAAACAATAGACGACAAATTAATCATCAAGAAATCCTTGTCTAATACTTACAACTTTACTCTAAAGAAAGTCATGATGAACACAGTAGACGCCTGCAAGATGATAGAGAGAAATCTCGGCACATCTGTGTCTTTTGCAGGTAATAAAGACAAGAAGGCAGTGACATATCAAAAAGTCAGCTGTAAGTGCAATATTAACACTCTCCTGGATTTCGCATATGAGTACACAGACTGCACACAGGAAGATCTCAAGAATATTAAGatatacaaatttatagaaggcatagaaataaatgaaGAAGAATTACAAGTCTACAATGACGAGGAAGAAACTAAAAGACACAAATCTACTTATAATCATTCTGGTATAGGAATATACGATATAACAAGAGGCCACTCTATAAAATTAGGAGATTTAAAAGGCAACAAATTTACGAtcagaataaaaaatagaacaagtttgaaatataaaaatattgaaaatggatttataaattattacgGGGAGCAGAGATTCGGCAAGGCCGGGAATAACCACGCAGTCGGGGAGAAAATACTCAATAAGGAGTATAAAGAGGCAATAGACTTGATATTGAGAAATAGTAAGGGGTATCAAGATTTTATAGAAGGAAATTACGAGGAATGCCTCAAGAAATGTGATAATATGGAGAGATATTTCTTCAAGAATTTGATAAATCAGAAAGAAATGAATTATAAGAAGATTATATTTGGAATGAGAAGAGAAATAAGAATGATATATTTACATTCTTATCAGagttatttatttaataaagaagtgAATGAATTAATCAAGACCAAACAAAGTGTATTTGAACAAAATGTAATTGAACAAAGTATAAAGGAATGTGACGAAGAACAAAGTGTGACTGAGCAAAGtacaaaagaaaataaaaaggcAGAACAAAGTTTACAAGGTTGTGAAATTGACCTATTGAAAGATACACTCGAGTTACGAAAAATGAATGATAAACTCCTTAAGGGAGGAATAAGGAAGATCTTCGAGAAGGGGCGAAATGTCACAGGCTGGCAGGATGGCCCGGACTTCGTGATCAGTTTTGAGTTAAATTCTTCTTGTTATGCCACTATGGCACTAAGGGAATTATAA
- a CDS encoding ribosomal protein eL21: MSAGGYRRKTRQLLKQPFRKHGTPGLSVYLATYRIGDYVTISINPSIHKGMPFKYYHGRTGRVFTVNPKSVGVVLHKKVNGRLSVKTIFVRVEHLKKYKGRDAFLERVNKNNEILKEAREKGIKPEYIRQKEEGPRDEFILNLDENKPVKVGYEPFIKVY; encoded by the coding sequence ATGTCTGCAGGTGGTTACAGAAGAAAAACTCGTCAACTTTTAAAACAACCCTTTCGTAAACACGGCACACCAGGATTAAGCGTATACCTAGCCACTTACAGAATAGGCGACTACGTAACTATCAGTATAAACCCATCTATCCACAAAGGCATgccttttaaatattaccATGGCAGAACTGGTAGAGTCTTCACTGTTAACCCTAAATCAGTAGGAGTtgttttacataaaaaagtaaaCGGAAGATTGTCAGTTAAAACAATCTTCGTCAGGGTAGAACACTTGaagaaatataaaggaAGAGACGCATTTTTGGAGAgagttaataaaaataacgAGATATTGAAAGAAGCAAGAGAAAAGGGAATTAAGCCTGAATATATTAGACAGAAAGAAGAAGGGCCAAGAGATGAATTTATACTCAATTTAGATGAGAATAAACCAGTCAAAGTAGGATATGAGCCATTTATTAaagtttattaa
- a CDS encoding ribosomal protein uS4, protein MANQFSKRLVHKPRNPFEKDRLIKEMQIVGKFGLKNKHELRLVEKNFSNDKKEARLLLTSNKVEDISINSRNLLDKLCTAGILNGIDLTSKEEILNGLNSILDLTIDSYLERTLQYKVYSSGLAKSVHHSRWLITKGQISIQGVVIKRPNYVVKAEEEAFIELTPYSWSNNTKITKSQKKKAAKTDEEE, encoded by the coding sequence ATGGCCAACCAATTTTCCAAAAGATTAGTCCACAAGCCCCGTAATCCTTTTGAAAAGGACAGacttataaaagaaatgcAAATAGTCGGCAAATTTGggctaaaaaataaacatgaACTTAGACTTGTAGAGAAAAACTTCTCCAATGACAAGAAAGAAGCCCGTCTACTCTTAACTTCCAATAAAGTAGAAGACATCAGCATAAACTCAAGGAATCTCTTAGACAAATTATGCACTGCTGGTATTCTCAATGGTATCGACTTGACTTCTAAAGAAGAAATCCTTAATGGTCTTAACAGTATCTTAGACTTGACCATTGACAGTTACTTAGAGAGAACTTTACAATACAAAGTTTACTCTTCAGGATTGGCCAAGTCAGTTCATCATTCAAGATGGTTAATCACCAAGGGACAGATCAGTATACAAGGAGTAGTAATCAAGAGACCAAACTATGTAGTAAAAGCAGAAGAAGAAGCTTTTATAGAATTGACTCCTTACTCATGGTCTAATAATACTAAAATAACTAAGAGTCAAAAGAAGAAAGCAGCTAAGACTGATGAAGAAGAATAA